From Paenibacillus graminis:
TTGTCTGGCGATTTCCACCGGACTGGTCTGATCACCCAGCGTAAATACAGGAACCTTGATCTGTTCTCCCAGTATCTGCAGCTGCTTAATCGCAGCCGGGCGGTAAATATCCCCCGCTACGAGCAGCGGGCGGTGGTTGCCCTTCTGCAGCAGCTTAGCCAGCTTGCCTGAAGTGGTCGTCTTTCCGGCCCCTTGCAGACCAGCCATCATAATTACTGTTGGCGGCTTGTTCGACTTGGCCAGCTTGGCCTGGCTTCCGCCCATCAGCTCGGTCAGTTCCTTGTTAACGATATCAATGATCACCATGCCGGGAGTAAAGCTGTCCATTACTTCCTTGCCGATGGACTTCTCCTTCACCTTGGACACGAAGTCCTTGACTACTTTGAAGTTAACATCGGCTTCCAGAAGCGCCAGCCGTACTTCACGCATGGCCTCGTTCACGTCATCTTCGGATACTTTACCTTTGCCGCGCAGCTTGCTGAACACATTCTGCAATCTTCCGGTTAATCCTTCAAACGCCATATGCAGCTTTCTCCCTTCATGCTACTCTAACCTCTGCAAACGGTCCACGAGCTCCGCGAACCGCAGTGTATATTGCTCAGGCAGCATCCCATTCTCCGGCAGTCTGCGCAGTTCTTCTAAGTATTTGTTGCGGCTCTCATGCTTCTTAAGCAATCCCAGCTTCTCTTCATAATTCTCCAGCACCTGTTCGGCACGCTTGATGTGCTCATATACGGCCTGGCGGCTGATCTCAAATTCAGCGGCGATTTCTCCCAGGGAGAAGTCATCGTGAAAATAATATTTAAGAAACGTTTGCTGCTTATCCGTAAGCAGCCGTTCATAAAAAGCAAATAACAAGTTAATCCGGTTGGTTTTCTCGAGCCTATTCTCCTGACTCATTAAGGGCACTCCCTTCGTCAAGGAAAAACACTTTACAGCTTCACAACGTCCCTTATGATACCTAAAACAAAGAAAGATGTCAAGCCTTTTTGCTTGTCATCTTTTCCTTTGTCAAACAGCAGCGGTTTTATCGTCCAAATCCCTTGAGACAAAGCGCTATTTCAGTGAATAGGCAGCACGTAAAGAAGGACTACAAAAAAGTGGACGACCGTCCCTCCGAGCACAAACAAATGCCAGATGGCATGATGATAAGGAAATCCCCGCCACACATAAAAAACCGTTCCCAGGGTATACAGCAGACCGCCAACCAGCAGCAGGGTCATGCCCCCATCCGCCATCACCGCAGACAGCGGGTTCCAGGCGATCACAATCATCCAGCCCATGGCGATATAGAAAATAGTGGACATGAACAGGAATTTCTTGACGAAAAAGGCTTTGAAGAACACCCCGAACACTGCTACGCCCCAGGCAATGCCGAACAGGGTCCAGCCGAGTGTCCCCCGGATTGCCACCAGCATAAAGGGGGTGTAAGTACCGGCTATGAACAAGTAGATGGAGGAATGGTCCAGAAATTCAAAAAAATCCTTTGCTTTTCCTTCCCTAAGACTATGCACCATTGTTGAATTAATATACAGCAACAGCATCGTGGCACCGTAAATGGAGAAGCTGACTACATGCCAGGCTGTACCGTTCTGTACAGCGAAGACAACCAACAGCACTAGCGCAGCTATGCTTAAGAGTACTCCAATCCCATGTGTTACCGCATTTGCAACCTCTTCCTTGCGGCTGTATGTGTGTGTATTAGCCATCTCACTAATCCTTCCATTGTACGCTTTCCTTCTATTATATTCCTTTTGGCGAATACCTTCCACCTTGCTCTGGTTAGCGTGTCTTTAGCCGGCTATAGTTGATAAAGCTCTGTATATTTGGTTTCCAGATAATCGGCCAGATAATCGGGATTCAGCGGCTCACCTGTTACCTGTTCAATAATTTGCGATGGGGTCAGGCTTTGACCATAACGGTAGATTTTCTCTGTAAGCCATTCCTTGACCGGCAGCAGATTCCCGGCGGCAATCAAATTTTCGAACTCCGGCAGCTCTTGGCGCAGCGTATTCAAAATTTGCGCGGCATACATATTGCCCAGGGAGTAGGAGGCAAAGTAACCGAAGTCCCCGCCGGACCAGTGAACATCCTGCAGCACGCCCAGCGCATTGCTTGGAGGTGTAATCCCAAGGTACTCCTGATACTTGGCATTCCATACCCCAGGCAGATCTTTAACCTCCAGTCCTTCATTAAAAATCAGCTTCTCAATCTCATAACGGATAATGATATGCAGATTATAGGTCAGCTCGTCGGCTTCAATGCGGATGAAGGAATTCGCCACACTGTTGATCGCACGGTAGAAGTCCTCCATGTCCACACCGGCAAGCTGCTCGGGAAAATGCTGCTGCAGATCGCCATAGTAGCGGTGCCAGAAGGCGCGGCTGCGGCCGATCATATTTTCCCATAGTCTGGACTGGGATTCGTGGATGCCCATAGAAGCGCCCTGAGCCAGCGGTGTGCCGACAAGCTCCTTGCTGATGTTCTGTTCATAGAGTGCATGTCCGCCTTCGTGCAGCGAGCTGAATACAGCACTTGTAACATTGTCCGGCAAGTAGTTCGTCGTGATGCGGACATCCCCCGGATTGAGTCCGGTAGCGAACGGATGAACACTCTCGTCCAGGCGTCCGGCTTCAAAATCAAAACCCATTTGCTCAAGAATGAACAAACCGAACTTCTCCTGCTGCTCCTTCGGAAAAATCTGGGCAAGAAACTCCGTATCGGGCTTGTTCGGCGCAGCCGAAATAGCCTCCACAAGCGGAACGAGGCGGCTGCGCAGTCGGCCGAATATGTCGTCCAGCTTCTCTACCGTCAGGTCAGGCTCGTACATGTCAAGCAGGGTGTCATAACGGGAGTCTTTTACCCCCCAATGATCGATGAACTCCTGTGTAAAGGCTACGATTTTGCTCAAATAAGGCTCAAAGGAATTAAAATCGCCGCTCTCCTTGGCTTCCTCCCAAATGGTCTGCGCATGAGCGGTGAGTACGGAATACTCCTCATAGCTTTTGGCAGGAATGCTCTGGCTGCGCTCATACTCCTTGCGGCAATCCTTGACGATTTTATTCTGGACGTCGCTCAACTGACTCATGACCTCCGGGCGGCTGAAAAATTGTGTGAACTCGCCCATTTCAGTTGAAGTCTGCAGTCTGAAGATTTCCCCGCTGATGAGCCCAATAGAATTGGAACGGGTCTCTACACCTTTGCGCGGCGCACCCGTCCGCAAATCCCAATGCA
This genomic window contains:
- a CDS encoding putative DNA-binding protein, yielding MSQENRLEKTNRINLLFAFYERLLTDKQQTFLKYYFHDDFSLGEIAAEFEISRQAVYEHIKRAEQVLENYEEKLGLLKKHESRNKYLEELRRLPENGMLPEQYTLRFAELVDRLQRLE
- the trhA gene encoding PAQR family membrane homeostasis protein TrhA, which codes for MANTHTYSRKEEVANAVTHGIGVLLSIAALVLLVVFAVQNGTAWHVVSFSIYGATMLLLYINSTMVHSLREGKAKDFFEFLDHSSIYLFIAGTYTPFMLVAIRGTLGWTLFGIAWGVAVFGVFFKAFFVKKFLFMSTIFYIAMGWMIVIAWNPLSAVMADGGMTLLLVGGLLYTLGTVFYVWRGFPYHHAIWHLFVLGGTVVHFFVVLLYVLPIH
- a CDS encoding carboxypeptidase M32 yields the protein MEQLVKEEWEKFSGLLSKLSGYTEAISLMHWDLRTGAPRKGVETRSNSIGLISGEIFRLQTSTEMGEFTQFFSRPEVMSQLSDVQNKIVKDCRKEYERSQSIPAKSYEEYSVLTAHAQTIWEEAKESGDFNSFEPYLSKIVAFTQEFIDHWGVKDSRYDTLLDMYEPDLTVEKLDDIFGRLRSRLVPLVEAISAAPNKPDTEFLAQIFPKEQQEKFGLFILEQMGFDFEAGRLDESVHPFATGLNPGDVRITTNYLPDNVTSAVFSSLHEGGHALYEQNISKELVGTPLAQGASMGIHESQSRLWENMIGRSRAFWHRYYGDLQQHFPEQLAGVDMEDFYRAINSVANSFIRIEADELTYNLHIIIRYEIEKLIFNEGLEVKDLPGVWNAKYQEYLGITPPSNALGVLQDVHWSGGDFGYFASYSLGNMYAAQILNTLRQELPEFENLIAAGNLLPVKEWLTEKIYRYGQSLTPSQIIEQVTGEPLNPDYLADYLETKYTELYQL